The Asterias amurensis chromosome 16, ASM3211899v1 genomic sequence acttactaatgggaagaaacattttgagaatgtTTTCACTTCTTCTGAAAGTTTCTCAagaatttttgaagaaaacccCCAGCAGATTCAATTTGGTGTCCGGTAATATTTACTCAGCTAAACATTTTCCGTAAAAGTGGTCTGCAAATCATCAGCCAAACTCAGCAGAGTCAACCAGTCTGGGTCTACCGTGTGTATCGACCAGATCACGGCTACTCATTTGGCTATCTCCCGCTGCTCACCACGCACCGGGGAGCTAGCCATATGTGCGGTAAGCCACAACAATCAGCaataaagaaatacaaaaatgaaaacaaatattaacaaataaaaaatgttattgaCAGTCAAGATTAGACTCAGATGTTGAAATCAATATGGGAGACAGATGGAGAAATTAATCTTTTTGTATGAGACAAAAGGAAgttgaatttatttgtttaacccGAGACTTCGAAAAGCCAAACTAATGATTGAGGTTTATGAAAAATGGAGAAAGAGTCGATATAATTGGAATCAAATGTGCTTTATTCTCTCTTTGAGTCGTCTGTAAAAATATAAATCCGTTTATGGGAAAACTTTTGAACATAGAGATTCATGCAACCTTCAATTTTATTCTTCACGTCAAACTTGCTGACAACTCTGAGTAATCTTTCTATTCAGTTAAATAATAGGTCAAAATGAAATATTCATAAGATCTCCTAGGAGATAGTGCACAGTATTCAATGtttgttattagttaaaggCTTACACCACGTGTTCCCATACTACAAACGTGATAACATCAGTGCCATGAAGCACAACATGTCACTACactacactgctctagaattgcaaaggttgtgggttcgaattccacccgagtaatataccTGTGGGTTTTTGTCACatgactcaggaaagtactgagtaaacagtgcttgcacacatcggtgtaagggtaaaaaccataaCTAATATTCGTTAGCCCAGATTCAAATTTTACATCTATTTATACTTCATTTCTAACCAACCTCCCCATACAGCTAATTGACTGCAACCCGTTATGATAATTTCTACCCAACTTGTACTTCTAGCAATTAAATACATGAAACAATACTGACTAAACAGTCGagttgactttaaaggcagtggacactattggttattgtcaaagactagccttcacagttggtgtatctcaacatatacataagatgacaaacctgtgaaaatttgagctcaatcggtcatcaaagttgcgagataataatgaaagaaaaaataacccttgtcacacgaagttgtgtgcgtttagatggttgatttcgagacctcaagttcgaaatctgaggtctcgaaatcaaattcgtggaaaattacttctttctcaaaaactatggcacttcagagggagccgtttctcacaatgttttataccatcaacctctccccattactcgtcaacaccaagaaaggttttatgccaataattattttgaataattaccaatagtgtccactgcctttaacattataCAGTGCATAAATCACTACCTTTCTAACATCGCAATTATTTACAACTAAAATTTACTAAAAATCCATTATGATAGTTTCTACCTTGTACTTCTAGCAAATAAATGCATTAAATATAAAAGAATACTGACTAACAGTTTATCCATAATACAGTGGCGAAAAAACACAGCGTCGTTTACTCTAATAGGTATCGTAAGAAAGTACTTTGAGACAAGTTCAAGGTTAAATTCTTATTAATAAGTTCACGTGGAGCTAACAGCACGTGGAATAAAGACGAGAGTGCGTGGACCTTAAAGGGCAAGTCACTCACCCTCATTAAAGTATGAATAATGTAATGATCAGATGGTTTTTAAGCAGCATCTATTTATTTCAGGGGAAAATGCTTTAAGTGTTTAAAGAAGCCGTAGCGACAATTTTTGCGATAGACTTTTCTTTACctgttacaataaataaataaaaattcattatgaaaatgattttctttttataattgTAGGCTTTACgctcaaacaaataaaaaaacattgttgagTCTTTACTTAAACGGATAAGTGCTCTTTCCTTATTTCCATTCATGTTGTACCTTATGTATTTCAGTGTTCTGTTCCTCTTGTGGGTGTTTGTCTGTTGGTTGTTTTGGGGTATATCTAATAGCCAACGACTGTTTTATGTGAGTAGGACTTCAAACCATGAACGTTAACGATCCCACTCAGCATAGTTATATTTATATAATAGTACAAGCGGTAATTGAGTGCCTTTAAGTAGTCTCCTCTCGAGGCTCATTATTCTAATCACCCTCTTCTCTTGTTCAAGGTTTtgtcaaagtttgtttttacctGTTGTCTATTATCAAAGCTCATtcagataataatattaaattcaAAATGTTGTGGACCATTGATAACATCAGCACAGTGAATAGTAGTCTGATAGATACCAACGCTAGACTCGGAGGTTTTGGTTAatatttttccttttaaaaatatccttttttggttttgtttttgtttttgtcttataTTTGTCAATTTCTTATGACTAAGTTTCAGACTTGAGTTTTAGTTAATGTGGAACCGTAACCCGTCATCATTCACGCCTGACCAAATAGCAACAGTgtacgtcatggtgacgtcactGATACCGGAAGCTTTACTCCGTTAGCAGGTCAGAGCGTGTGACGTAATTTGCGTCAGAATTACGTCACGACATCCGAAGATCAAAAGTTCTATCTATCCCTATTTTTCCATAGCCTAAGAAATAAAAGCTGTATACACGACACCCAAGAGGGCAGCATTCATCAACCCTAAGGTTCAAGAAACATCAGTATTTCTATCCGTCCAACCTCACCAAGCTTCGCCTTGATGTATTATTCTAAAGTTGTGCTCATTAATATCATGTTCCAGAATAGACACCACAGTGAGGTGAACATACTGACTCCCGTTTAAATGAACTCTGTCACGTATTCGCCATTTTCTATATTTCAATTAGTTTCTGACTGGCCGCTGCATTGAGTTGGAGACAGTGAGATATACTGTTCATTAAGAACAGCGTCAACTCCATGGTCAAATTACTACGACCTTGCATTCCCATATAGTAGTGACTCAGAAATTCGAGATTAAATTATAATTACAAAAATTGAACCTTGAAAACCGAGCGGTCGAATAACTGTatcatgttattttatttatttttttatttttttatttttttgaagcgAGGAGTTCAAGGCAGGAGCCATTCTTTATGACAACAGGATGGtacattatcaattaaaaatgaaatttgaaaTGTATCTCAGAAAATGTTTCAACTAGCTGGAACGCTGACTTGGCCTACAGCGACCTGTGGTATAATAAATGTTTACacaaataataacagtaattaGGGATTCACAAGAAATTTATAAACTAAGtatcattattttgtaatttcctgtaGGCAATCATCATGCATTGACATGAAGAAGGCGTTTAATTTTCATCGATGATAAGTTatgatattattttgttgtaaattcCTGTAGACAGACATCTTGCATTTTACGAAGACACAAATAAGAAAGTCTGCTCATGATACCATGACTCATGGTCCTTGACTTCATCATCCATTGACTCTACATCTGTGTAAAATGAATTGTTATTTTGCCCTTgaattgtgtgggttttccatCACACACCAAACACCATTTCCAGACGGTgaatcttcttcttctttcaaaGATAACCTGATTGAGGAGAGTCTGTTCATGGAGACGATGTTTTATTCATTGATGAGAAACATGATTTAGTGGCAGTACATGACCTGTTTTCTAGAgtgtttcattcatttattgTATTCCCATGGTGATGATGTTGCTATATACTCATTGCCGTCTCTGATGTCCAATCACGTTACAGAATATTAAACTAGAATAATTTATGCGAGATTTTTGTTTCGGGGGGGCAATTAATCAACTTTTTTTCATCATTGTATACTTCGTGTTTTTAACTCAGGCGGAAAGAAGGGTAACTCGGGCTGGAGTCCAACATTTTGATCTCTTATCGTTGTTATAGCAACGGTAGACAGTTGTGTGGTTTAAAATTAATGAAGAGCTTGTCATTGTTTTTAAGGTGTATTGTGTATAAGTGTGAGCGATGTTTCATTTAGTTAATCGTGTAATTAATTGTATGAACCGATATTTGAAGTGTATTGTATACAATTAATTTTATTCCAAATACGGAACAAACTCCATATCCTAGGGAAGGGTTACAACAATTACACTTTTTTAAACTAACAATATTTTCACTATTGAGAACGTTCTGGTTATCAACTAGACTTGACCAGAAACTGTGACGTAGTTCTCCGAAGTGACCATATCGACCATGCTCCATTGCATAGTTCAATTAGATTCAATCTCCCtgtgctctatggtttctggtTACAGTCTAGTCCCTCATCCGTACTTGCTCTGGGGGTGTTACAATGACGTCATTAATTGATATCTCCTTTTATTCCTTGTGTTTTAGGTAAGCTCATCTGTGCCTGTACAACACCAGCATGTAATGACACTGGTATCATTACATGTAATGCTGTGACGTCATGTTACACCCAGTACCTGGATAGGGGTGATGGTAGCTCACCAGTCACACGTGGTTGTATTGATGACACTACACctcttttttgtgaaaatagGTAGGCAgacatttcatttaaaatcgTCTACATTATCTTTAATGCTAAAAAGCATTTGTGCatttaggcagtggacactattggtaattactcaaaataattattagcataaaaccttacttggtgacgagaaatggggataggttgatagtataaaacattgtgagaaacagctccctctaaagtgacgtagttttcgagaaagaagtattttttccacgaacttgattttgaggcctcagatttagaatgtgaggtctcgaaatcaagcatatgaaagcacacaacttcgtgtgacaagggtgttttttctttcttcattatctcgcaacttcgacgaccaattgagctaaagttttcacaggtgtgtagatacaccaagtgagaatactggtctttgacacttaccaatagtgtccagtgtctttaacaaggacatttcttttgaaataattaGATTGTACACAGAAGAACTTTTGCAAACATTGTTTAACTAAGGTATCCTTTAAAATTACTTAAGCATAAAATGTGACCTTGAAGAAAAGGAAAAATGTATTTCCATGAATTTATATTGGCCCTCCACTTTCATTATCGaatgtttgtgtttaatttTGCTTTGTATTGTATACATTATTTACTTATTATTTGCCTATAGTCGTTATTTTAATATCTATGTTTATGTTCCATTGTTTTTTAGTTGAAGTCCAAAGTTGTGTAGCAAACTGAATTAACTGTGTTCTATTTCCCCAACCATATAGGAGACCAATCGTACCAGATACAACATGGCCCCATCTTACATGTTGTAAGCAACCAATGTGTAATGCAGACAATGGTGTAGTAACTGCTCCTACATGGCCACAGAAAATCTTCGAAACTACCACAGTTCATGGTAAGTTTAAGACCTTATTGTTGCATACTATATTCTTACTCGTAACActttaccagggcccaatttcataaagctgtttagcagaaaatactgctttgaCGTCTTTTCTCAGCACaaatttagtggggcaccagtcacaacagtgttAACTTCAATGGGATTTTGATTGGTATCCTGTCTCCTCTAAGCAATACttctctgtgcttagcaagtttgtgtgcttacaggctttatgaagttgggccctgatgttgGTGCCTATTCGGCCACGGTTACTCTTTCAAATTTGTCAATGTATTCGTAAACAAAGACGATTATATATATCTCTTTTTTATTAAGATAAAGTAAGCTTTAATTATTCATTCAAATGAGATTGAATCCTTCTCTTTTTCCTTTAACAGTCTTTCAGCCTCAAGATACCCCTCATCGCAACTCCAACCACCCAGCAGAAAACTTCAAACCAAGATCAGATGACGAGTTTTATCATCCAGCCTTTATGATCATCCTTCCAGTCATTACAGTGTGTCTTTTCGCAATGCTTATTGTCGTCATTGCTGCTGTAGTCAGACAATCACGCAGCAGACGACATAGAACTTCTGGTGAATTTGGCGCCAATTTTAACAATACCGGGTTGCCCGTTGCGAACTGCAGGGGTAATTGTTACGGCTCTGGTGACCCGTATATAAGGGAGAAGTTTTTTCAAAGTGTTCAAGTCTGATCGTTAGAGTTTCGCTGGTAGTTTGTTTTCATCACCAGTTCAAGATGGTCGTCCTCTCTGTCCCGGATGCTTGATTGGCCTTCTCGTTGCTAAGGGAaatgatgtttgtttttaaagctgtAAAGGTGTGGCTTTATTATAGTCGATTAGAACTATCTACTGTTTTCAAGTATTTAAAACTAATTCGCTTTTAAACTTTTATAAAGTATATGTTTTTAGTTATAAAGTTTTTTCAATGTGAGCATGGTAAACTTTGAAGTTGAAGGTCGGCCACTTATATAGCCAGAGTGCCTTATTTGGGCTTAGCATGTAAACGAAGATAACCAAGGAACAACAGTGTACATTTCGAAACAAAATTGATGGATTCTTGCTTTTGAATATAAACGACATTCTGGAAAGTCCGGAATCAAAATTGCCCCTTAGAAGAACCCTTGGGATCATGAGAACCATTTACTGGTCAGCGTGACCAGTTTAtgtggttaaagccattggaccctttcggtaattgtccaaggcccacacttcgtgtaccacaacttctatatcaaataacaaacctgtgacaatttaggctcaatcggtcatcggagtcgggagaaaataacgggaaaacccactcttgtttccacgcgtttcgccgtgtcatgacatgtgtttaaaataaatccgtaattctcgttaacgaggaTTGATAtcgttttgctgttttctcaaaaagtaaagcatttcatggaataatatttcgagagaagtctttcaccactaccttcagtaaaccctgtaagttatttgtaaatctgtgaacttttgggTCTTTttcctgaaccgaaagggtccaatggctttaacataaaTGAGGGTTAGATAATGGGCCAAATCAAGCTGTTTaacagaagaaagaaaaaacggcTTGAccatttctttgctaagcaaaaattgagtagggcaccagccacaacaatgtaaattaacgtgattttggctggtaacctgtttctggcTAAGCAATACAATTCCGTGTTTAGCCCGTTTTTATGCTTGCAGGCTTTATCAGAAAACGTGTCAGCTCAATTTGAAAATTAAGCTGGCCTCCCAGCTCGATTTAGATCCGGTGTGACAAGGAGATTCTGTTCAACCATACGGCAAACTACGCACAGACtgcttctgatagcgccctctcttgaatctTCCTCCTCCAGCCCACGTTTATTCCCCATTATGAGGGACAGCATCTACGGCTGCCGGAATTCCCTGATGGGACATGATACCCGCAATTTTTGTGTCCAAGGATGAAAAGAAACCTAATTTAGCcctctttttaaaaaagtttattgtgCTAGTTTGAATTGGACTGGTACACAATGTGTATAACTTTAGGTAAACCAGTTACCGAGGACTATTTCTGTATCGTTACTTTgataaataaactaaataataaAAGTTCTAAAGTAATCGAGTTTTCTATATTATTTTGAATGACGTCGGAGTATTAAACATTCCTATGCTGAAAATACTCGACAAGGATTGCAGTTTAGAAACGGGTCTTCACCTATAGATATAACATGTAGATTtcgtttgcggtaacaccgtgtgtgtatctacttgttgTGTAGATTAATGTTCTTTTTTGAGAACTTCTCTTGCTATCATTCAACTATCACGGAGTTgatttttcggaattcgggagacttcgcggagtagatttttcagaaaTACAACATGGATTTTTACAACGATTTTTTTGAACTACAACATGGTTTTTATAATAACTAAAACATTACATGACGGCTATTACAGTTGTGTGATAAAAGATTCCATCAAATCGGTCGTACTTTGAGCGGATACACGTGCGGTTTACCCCCTTGTCCCAAAGGCAcacattgaaagaaaaataaacgcTATTTTCCGTTTTAAAATGTGGACGTGCAACCAAGTACGTTGTTTAAATTATAGCTGCCAGTGAGAATAAACCGCGGTTATAACCAAAGTTACACAAGCAGGAAATTAACGCTAACTGCCCGTCAAGTTTGTCATGTTGTAATTACGTTCTCTGAAGGAACAAGAAGTTAAAAAGTGTCACGGCTACTTTGAAGGGCTGGTTCCGAATTAGCGGCTGTAGGTACGGCtctggctgttgctaagggtgtcaCTGGAGACGTCATAAACTTTAACACATGAATAACGCGGAGAAAACCGTAGCCGTCAATTCGAACAGACATCGGTGTCCTTCTGACGCACGATCCAGTGGAAGCCATCATGGCGCTTTTGTCTTAAGAATTTGCATTATTATGGCTTTACTGAATTGACGGCTACGGTTACGATTGTTGCTAAGGATGCCCTATACTTCAACTGGGTTGTATTTCTATTACTTCAACGCAAAATGACGGGCAAAACAGCCGTAGCCATATCGTATTCTTCAATTGGGACATGACTTTATGAttggtttctcaaaatgttaaatCTGAAGAACGCTTGTCTAGAACGCTTATCTTTTAGGGTCCATGCTTTGACCGTAAtcgcaaaaaatatatattatgttAGACACTgcactagaattgcaagggtcgtgggttcgaatcccacccgagtaacatgcctgtgactCGGGAAAGTTctaagtatacaatgctaacacacatcggtctaTGGGCAAAAaccaaatttaacaaaattggGCTCTGTAGTACTGCTCTATCATGCAAATCCAACCGGCTTTGAATTGTCTGTACCGCCCTCTTGCGGTGGCTAGTcgtatttttaattttgaggtCGCTGTATGATAACCTACAGTATGATTTCTGCACAAAATGAAAGAAAGCCAATCTAGAAACAACTCAACTCAGTTGTGTTTGCGTGGTTGGGATTTTTTGCAGTTgattgtaaatttattttataaactatTTTCCCCCCGACGTCATCAGTCACGGGTTTAAATTAATGTGCCATTGAACCATAAAATACTGACATTATGAAATATTTGGCtgacaaaaatatttctgtAGATCGACCTACATAATGCAGCATAAGGAATGAATTATCCTGTCCTTAGTGGCATATATAGGCCGTATCTGTTATCATAACATCATCTACTCTCTCATCGCCCTCTGCCGGTAGCAATCAGACAATCCGGGCTTGTATAAATGTTATCTCTACTGAGTCGATGCTGTAACTGATTTAGGAGGCTATGGGATTGCACCCCTGAGCACCCTTCAGGCCTAAAGACCCCCCGTGTAGCCAACGATGAACTTGTTACTTAGACTTGTCACTCAGCACCAATTTCATCCGCGTACTGATCATGTTGATTAcctgaaaatacatttttatgctttttgtttttaatccgTCGTATCCTAAATGCGTTACGAGAAAGGATTAAGGGTTGGTTATTTTTGACAAGATAGTTTATTTTGTTGGGTTTAAGTAGGGTATGTGAGTCATGACCGGAACATGGATACCCGTTCGAAGGCTAGAGGGGGCTAGGAGAGGGGGTCAGAGGGACTGACTGTTCCTCTTGGTTCACTCTGCGGTTTCGCTCGGGGGCTTTGTATATAGTGCACTACCGGTTCAAacctcaaaattataaaaatatgtatGCTATAGTCACTTGTACTCCGAAGGCTGATTATGGATATCGTTTCTGCTTGATTGGTAGCACTCATACCCTATCCATTTTAAAACAAGGTTGAAGTAGCACTTGAAGCTAACTAATTACATAAAACgaatatgggatttgaggcattgcagaAGTATCAATTAATcttaggtttgcggtagcaccatgtgtgtgtatctacttgctgtgGGTAGATTGTTCTTTTgtgaacttgtcttgctttatcaGATGCAACATCCATTTTGTAACTGTTCTATCATAGGCAAAAAAGTAACATTCAGATTGCGACGATGCAAGGGTGGGTTTGCATCAGTACTTTGAGTAAGTTCTGGACTAGAAAACAGTCATGTCTTCCAGACGTGAATGCCTTTCTCAATGACCTTTTCCACCTCCATAATCATAGTCTTGAATCTGATGATTTGACATATGAGTATGTATAGGGGATGTAGACCTCTTCTAGCAGGCGTCTTTATTAATTCTTAATGTCTACATCTGTGTCATTTCTGTCAATGTTCTCATGCTTGGGATGGACAAGTCATCCGCTGTCTACAATTTCTACCGTTCGAGTTAAAGGTAGGTTGGTTTGTAACTTATCATATACATGAACGACATGATATTTTAAGAGTGTAGATGATGGACTCCAAAGAAGAAGTTTAACTGCCATACCAACATATAAGTTTGATAATTAGTTAATCTTCGAGAGAAAGACTAGATGTTGAagttaattaattgatttgggTCGAGGATTTGTTTATACGGCAATTATGTGTGTCGATGTATTTGAATTGCGGTCACACCATGTGTATCTATTTGCTGCGAGGAAGCCTTTTCCTGACGCAGTTTCAAATTAAGAATAAAGTAGTTAAAAACGGAGTCTTGAAGAAGGAATGCAGATACATTCTCACTGGCGCTTCAAAATGTGGTGTCCATTATACTAACCACGTCTTTGATCTAGCATTTTCAAGATCTGAAGTCCTTTTCTTCCCAATTGGACAATGTGAAATAGTATCCTTTCCATAATTCATAATTgattatgaggaaattgtgaacGATTTTGAGACGGGCACTTCGTAGGTCTCAAACGTATACATCCTcgggccttgaactttgctcttggaggggcacagcaatttcaatctatgaggaaaatgtcgatttgtattggaactttgcaaagggcaccacagcaaaaggaCAAAGAACTCCGGCTGGTGATGTGGGTTAATTCAAGGCCTACAATATTAACTACtggtttagatgatcttcccttcAAGGTagctcggcaaactcccacaatgggatataaacaccaagctagcaacagccaatctctcgcatacaaacattggtttattacgtctatgattatgaactttcacaaatcaagaaactgtgattcTAACTAGACGACGATACTTATTTTAGTCTTTGTGAAGTCAACGGTTAGCTTGggagtaggattcgaacccacaacattgAGATTACAAGTCCTGTAGTCTAATCATTCATCTTTAATACCTGAGTCTGGAATGAACACGATGAGCGAAGTACAGCGAGTCCAGACTCAGTCAAGTGATACTCTCTCCTGTGAGTAATATGAGGATGTGTTAAAAATTACACGGACTCGTCCGGACGTCTTAGAAAGGTGAAAAAGTGACGGCTAAGTTTTTTATATGAATCATCATAAGGATGTTCAAATGTGGGTCTTCCGAGTTAAGAATTCTTGTAGAATTTGTATCGCTGTATGCAGAATTAGGGGATAGGAGCCAAGTTACAGATGGTTCCCAATTGCGGATTATCTGGAACTTTCACAGCAATCTGATCGGTCTACTTCGATCTTTCAATATGTGTTTTACGACTTGATATTTCTTGTATAGAAGTTGTATCGAGAGCTGTATGCAGAACCAGGGGATAGAAGCCAAGTTATGGAATGTTCCCAATTGTGGATTATCTGGAACTTTCACAGCGATCCGATCGGTCTTTACTCAACCAGGGGATATAGGAGCCAAGTTATGAAAGGTTCCTGAATGCGAATTATCTGGAACTTTCACAGCGATCCGATAGGTCTTATCAACCAGGCGATAGGAGCCAAGTTATGGAGGGTTCCCGATTGCGGATTATTTGGAACTTTCACAGCAATCTGATCGGTCTACTCAACCAGGTGATAGGAACCAAGTTATGGACGGTTCCTGAATGCGGATTCTCTGGAACTTTCACAGCGCTCTGGTCGGTCTACTCAACCAGGGGATAGGAACCAAGTTATGGACGGTTCCCGATTGCGGATCATCTTGAACTTTCAGCGATCCGATCTCGGCCTACTTCTATGTCTACTGTTGACCAAGATTGTTGATTCAGACTTTCGATCCAGACAGACGAGTCATGCATTCATCTGATTAAGTTTTGCCAAAGTTATTAAAGGACAACAGCTCAAATTCTTATTTTCTTATTTGAAAAGTTGCCGAAAACCAGTCTCTATCCAATCAAGTTTACTGTAGGTGTGAAACTGCAGTGATTTTGTTTAATAGtgaagtgcgccctcagtgtCTGTCTTACGCGTCGTCTGGCTTCTTTGTGCCGTCTTGTTAATTTTATACGAGAACTTGTCTAGTCACGACAGAGGACTTTAGTCAACGTCTCTAATGAGAAGAGACAAGATGAATGAGTAAAAGTCTTAGACCAGAAGATGAAGAATTGATGATCTTCTATTCTTGATCTTATCTCTATCGAGGTATTTGTTATCAATTTTTAACTTCCCTGAACATTAGCTCTACACGGATGCCTTGGATTAACTTCAATTCACTCGGTTGTAGTTACTAAGTAACGTTAATCAATTCAGCTTAAAGATGAAGTTTACAACCTGGTTATAAAATTATCCAATTTGGAAACTCACTGCTCGTGTTATATTACTTCAACTTGTTGTCATGTCATCATGAAAGTTACAAAACAAGTGGACACGGTTGGTAATTgttaagaccagtattctcaatttattagagggagccgttcctcacaatgttttataagcTGTCAACAGCTTTCAATTGCTCATTACCATTTTagtttatgctaacatttgtttttagtaatcaCCAGTAGTATCCAGTTTCGGGACGCATCTACGATActtaattttaattaaactaCACAATGCCAATATATAATTGTTTAACATTGTCCCATCCTCGCGGCTAAGACCATTACAGCTAGACCCCTACCCCTCAAAACTAGGGTTACATGCACCATACAACATGTATAttcataaaacatgtacattaaaTGAAATACATGAAATAAAGTAGGGATTTAAACTAACGGAAAACCAGCATCCGATACTCATACATCGCCTGTAAACTCATTTCCAGAAACCTCATAGACTTTCCCTAGCCACTGCTTCTTGTAAACTGACTTTCTTTGTCCTTGTAACTCTAAATTCACGATGACAAGTCAACTTTAGGGTTCGTCAGTGTAGATTTGTTTAAGCATAATCAGAAGGTTAACCTAAATCCGATTTATATCTGGACTCATTTCCAACTTCCAGTCAAATCTCTCGGT encodes the following:
- the LOC139948799 gene encoding uncharacterized protein, whose product is MSLLKICVFFFNVYIMLVMLMMVHTTHGKLICACTTPACNDTGIITCNAVTSCYTQYLDRGDGSSPVTRGCIDDTTPLFCENRRPIVPDTTWPHLTCCKQPMCNADNGVVTAPTWPQKIFETTTVHVFQPQDTPHRNSNHPAENFKPRSDDEFYHPAFMIILPVITVCLFAMLIVVIAAVVRQSRSRRHRTSGEFGANFNNTGLPVANCRGNCYGSGDPYIREKFFQSVQV